One region of Chryseobacterium muglaense genomic DNA includes:
- a CDS encoding AraC family transcriptional regulator, translating to MKIQKEIIYFEEGKSFKIFEPSMKHCFFWHYHPEIELVYVEALNGIRHVGKDISGFMESDLLLVGSNVPHLNFDYGIKTEYKQIVLQFKENFMQEMILPCPEFDDIKKLLDRSYLGLSFFGETKKIVAKKLPLIKGKNPFESLIALMEVLQILSQSTEVKELNKEDTRVKWFLNDKIRMGTIYDYINKNYDKNPNVNVIAEMVSLSTPAFCRYFKKQTNMTFTDFVNNYRINQAKMLLLQNLCISEVSFQVGFESLSYFNKLFKNYIGETPTAFKKKHLSKIQS from the coding sequence ATGAAAATACAAAAAGAAATTATTTATTTCGAAGAGGGTAAGTCTTTTAAAATTTTTGAACCTTCGATGAAACATTGCTTTTTCTGGCATTACCACCCTGAAATAGAATTGGTTTATGTAGAAGCTTTGAACGGAATTCGCCATGTAGGAAAAGATATTTCCGGTTTTATGGAGAGTGACCTTCTTTTGGTAGGTTCAAATGTTCCGCATCTTAATTTTGATTACGGAATTAAAACTGAATACAAACAGATTGTGTTGCAGTTTAAAGAAAATTTTATGCAGGAAATGATTCTTCCTTGTCCCGAATTTGATGATATTAAAAAACTTCTAGACCGCTCTTATTTGGGATTGTCATTTTTTGGAGAAACAAAAAAAATCGTTGCGAAAAAACTTCCTTTAATTAAGGGAAAAAATCCGTTTGAATCACTTATTGCTTTGATGGAAGTGTTGCAAATCCTTTCTCAGTCAACTGAGGTAAAAGAACTCAACAAAGAAGACACCCGAGTAAAATGGTTTTTAAATGATAAAATAAGAATGGGAACTATTTATGATTACATCAATAAAAATTATGATAAAAACCCAAACGTAAATGTAATTGCGGAAATGGTAAGCCTTAGTACGCCTGCTTTTTGCAGATATTTTAAAAAGCAGACCAATATGACGTTTACAGATTTTGTTAATAATTACAGAATCAATCAGGCAAAAATGTTGCTTTTACAGAATTTATGTATCAGCGAAGTTTCTTTTCAGGTTGGTTTTGAAAGCCTTTCTTATTTCAATAAATTATTTAAAAATTACATAGGCGAAACACCGACTGCTTTTAAGAAAAAACACCTGAGTAAGATTCAAAGTTAA